CGGTTGGTGGGTGGTGGTCGAATGAAGCGCGACGCCGGATAGCTCACGCAGCCCTCGAACTGCCCCGATACGGCCGGCCCATCACACACGAATCGTCACAGCCGCCCGTTCCGAACTCCGTATCGGTACGCCCGATCGCGAGTGCCCTCAAAACAGAACGTCTGTCCCGCGTGTCGACCGCACCAGAAAGCACCGCCGACAGGACGCGACCCGGCTTCGAACGGCTTCCACGACCGGCCCCGGGCGATCCGCCACGACGCCCCTCGGTTCGCCCACACCGACGCCCTCGATTTCTCCCCCCACAAGCGAGGCCCCCGATTCCCACCAGCAAAAAAGGGGGCTCGGCTCCCGCTACTCGAGCTCCTGGAATCGCGCCCGGACGGTCGCTCGCGAGACGTCCGCCGCCTCCGCGAGTTCGCCCTGGGTCACTCGCTCGCCTGTCTCCCGACCGGCCAGGTACAGCGCCCCGGCCGCGACCCCACCGGGGTGGACGCCCCCGGTCGCCACCGTCTCGGCCGCCTCGAGCCGCTCTCGGGCGCGACGCTGCGTCCTTCGGCTGGCGTCGACCTCGGAGGCCACCTTCGGCAGGTACGCCTCCGGGGCCAGCGGTGGCACCGGCAGCCCCAGCTCCCGATTGCACACCGTGTAGCCGTTCTCGATCCGCGTTGCCGACACCACCGCCACCGAGGCGAGTTCCGCTATCGTCCGCGGGTGTTCGTTGATCCGACAGACTGCATACAGCACTCCGGCCGCGATCGCCTCGATCGATCGCCCGCACAACAGCCCCTCGTCTTGGGCCGTCCGGAACAGCTGACACGCCTGCGCTCGGGTGCTCTTCGGCACGCCCAGCGCCCCCGCCATCCGCCGGATTTCGAGGAAGCCTTTCATCCGGTTGCGTTCGGCCTTCGAGTCGAACTTCGCGCGTCGGTGCTCGCGACGCAGTCGGTGCAATCGTGAGCGCTTCTTCGAATCGACGCTCGACTCGGACCCGTTTGGCGAGTACCCGATGTCCGTCCCGATCCCGCGATCGTGTCGTTCCACCGTGTTCGGCCGCCCGACGTGTCGCCCCGCCGCGTTCCCCTCGTCGTCGACCGTCCACTGGGGCCCGCGGTCGATCTTGTTTTCGTCGATCACGAGACCACAGTCGTCACACACCGTCTCGTCGACGTTCGCTGTCACCCGACCGCCACATTCGGGGCACGTGTTGGCGTCGTTCTGTTCGACGTCCTCGTCGAAGCCACGCTCGTACGCACCGTCCGTCCGCCCGCTCCGCGCCGCCGCCTGTTCACCGCGCTGTTCGACCGAATCCTTATT
The genomic region above belongs to Natronomonas moolapensis 8.8.11 and contains:
- a CDS encoding transcription initiation factor IIB, coding for MYDTNVTANKDSVEQRGEQAAARSGRTDGAYERGFDEDVEQNDANTCPECGGRVTANVDETVCDDCGLVIDENKIDRGPQWTVDDEGNAAGRHVGRPNTVERHDRGIGTDIGYSPNGSESSVDSKKRSRLHRLRREHRRAKFDSKAERNRMKGFLEIRRMAGALGVPKSTRAQACQLFRTAQDEGLLCGRSIEAIAAGVLYAVCRINEHPRTIAELASVAVVSATRIENGYTVCNRELGLPVPPLAPEAYLPKVASEVDASRRTQRRARERLEAAETVATGGVHPGGVAAGALYLAGRETGERVTQGELAEAADVSRATVRARFQELE